In Candidatus Cohnella colombiensis, one DNA window encodes the following:
- a CDS encoding calcium-translocating P-type ATPase, SERCA-type: protein MEQKGWHQLNEGQLVELLNTNLEIGLTEEEATRRLEKHGPNALLEKKSESPLKLLLNQFKDFMVLVLLGAVVISGLLGEMLDALTIIAIIIINGVLGFYQEYRAERSLRALKELSAPSAKVIRAGTHQTVPASSLVPGDVVIMESGDRVPADLRFITCNQIAIDESALTGESVVVVKSSAVIAEESPPLGDRKNCGYLGTMITRGTATGIVTMTGMNTEMGKIADLIQQTEEADTPLQHRLEQLGKILIIVSIILTVVVVVAGILHGQPLYDMFLAGVSLAVAAIPEGLPAIVTIALALGVQRMIKRRAIVRKLPSVETLGCASVICSDKTGTLTQNKMTVTKIWVAGREVEVTGEGYEPVGGLKEAGQWIEVKGDAPLRRLTQIATLCNNADLVQEQAAEDAKKRKSSKADATASGALEWKVKGDPTEGALLVLSAKTGMYKSSLDGLYKREEEFPFDSERKRMSVRVSHQSGQLICTKGAPDLLLEQCAYVLWGDNIIPFTGSLKMKVLQANERMAKESLRVLGFAYREMKTSEKCETNEHAEHGLTFIGLMGMIDPPRKEVKDAITKCRHAGIKTVMITGDHGITAEAIARTLGIIGRDGRVLTGQELAAMDDRALEAIADDVNVYARVSPEHKLRIVQALQRRGHVVAMTGDGVNDAPAVKAADIGIAMGITGTDVTKEASALVLADDNFSSIVAAVEEGRGIYENIRKFIRYLLASNVGEIMTMFMAMLMGFPLPLVPIQILWVNLVTDGLPAMALGVDQSESDLMQHKPRSAKENIFARRLGWKIISRGLLIGFCTLGAFVLALHEGAGHSEQLIHAQTVAFATLVMAQLIHVFDCRSSRSIFHRKFLENKYLVLAVLSSLLLMLAVLYLEPLQPVFKTVSLDMRDWALVLVAAGIPTFAMGIGSVLGTSKKSKGQRVTYKDSLRV from the coding sequence TTGGAACAAAAGGGATGGCATCAACTAAATGAAGGACAACTAGTGGAACTGCTGAATACGAATTTGGAAATTGGACTTACGGAGGAAGAGGCTACACGTAGGTTAGAAAAGCATGGTCCAAATGCATTGCTGGAAAAGAAAAGTGAATCTCCTCTTAAGCTGTTGCTCAATCAATTCAAAGATTTTATGGTGCTTGTGCTATTAGGTGCCGTAGTCATCTCAGGTTTACTAGGTGAGATGCTCGATGCACTGACGATTATCGCCATCATCATTATTAATGGTGTGCTCGGGTTCTATCAAGAATATCGTGCAGAACGTTCTTTACGTGCATTGAAGGAGCTTTCAGCTCCATCTGCCAAGGTCATTCGAGCGGGTACGCATCAAACCGTTCCAGCAAGCTCGCTCGTACCCGGTGACGTTGTAATTATGGAAAGTGGAGATCGGGTACCTGCCGACCTTCGGTTTATTACATGTAATCAAATTGCGATTGATGAGTCAGCACTTACTGGAGAATCCGTTGTCGTTGTGAAATCTTCAGCGGTAATCGCAGAGGAGTCTCCCCCATTAGGTGACCGTAAAAACTGCGGCTACCTCGGTACAATGATTACACGCGGCACAGCAACTGGGATCGTCACAATGACAGGAATGAACACAGAAATGGGTAAAATCGCTGATCTCATACAACAAACAGAGGAAGCTGACACACCCTTACAACATCGACTAGAACAGCTTGGAAAAATACTGATTATCGTCTCGATCATATTAACAGTTGTCGTCGTTGTTGCAGGGATTCTGCACGGTCAGCCGCTGTATGACATGTTCCTTGCAGGCGTGAGTTTAGCGGTTGCTGCGATTCCAGAAGGGCTACCTGCGATCGTAACGATTGCACTTGCGCTTGGCGTTCAGCGAATGATTAAGCGACGAGCGATTGTGCGGAAGTTGCCCTCAGTCGAGACCCTTGGGTGCGCGTCTGTCATCTGCTCGGACAAAACAGGTACGTTAACGCAAAATAAAATGACAGTGACTAAAATTTGGGTCGCAGGAAGAGAAGTGGAAGTGACTGGCGAGGGGTATGAGCCAGTTGGTGGACTAAAGGAAGCGGGTCAATGGATTGAAGTGAAAGGTGATGCCCCGCTGCGTCGACTTACCCAAATTGCTACACTGTGTAATAATGCCGATCTTGTTCAGGAGCAAGCTGCTGAGGATGCGAAGAAGCGGAAATCAAGCAAAGCAGATGCAACAGCTTCAGGAGCGCTGGAATGGAAGGTGAAAGGTGATCCTACTGAAGGTGCCTTGCTCGTGCTTTCTGCGAAGACGGGTATGTACAAATCTTCATTAGATGGGTTATATAAGCGGGAAGAGGAATTTCCTTTTGATTCAGAACGTAAACGAATGTCGGTTCGCGTGTCCCATCAGAGTGGTCAGTTGATCTGTACGAAGGGTGCACCAGATTTATTGTTGGAACAGTGTGCATACGTGCTTTGGGGTGACAACATCATTCCGTTCACGGGCTCGCTAAAGATGAAGGTGCTACAAGCGAATGAGCGAATGGCTAAAGAATCTTTGCGCGTGCTTGGATTTGCCTATCGTGAAATGAAGACGAGCGAAAAGTGCGAGACGAATGAACACGCGGAGCATGGGCTCACGTTCATAGGTCTAATGGGGATGATTGACCCGCCACGCAAAGAAGTGAAGGACGCGATTACGAAATGTCGTCATGCAGGCATTAAGACTGTGATGATTACGGGTGACCACGGAATTACAGCAGAGGCAATTGCACGTACGCTTGGCATTATAGGTCGTGATGGACGTGTATTAACAGGGCAGGAGCTAGCGGCGATGGATGATCGTGCGCTTGAAGCGATCGCCGACGATGTAAACGTCTATGCGCGCGTATCTCCTGAGCATAAGCTACGCATCGTACAAGCGCTCCAACGACGTGGCCATGTTGTGGCTATGACAGGAGATGGGGTCAATGATGCACCTGCGGTGAAAGCAGCGGACATCGGAATTGCGATGGGCATTACGGGTACCGATGTGACGAAGGAAGCGTCTGCTCTTGTTCTCGCTGACGATAATTTTTCAAGCATCGTTGCAGCAGTAGAAGAGGGTCGTGGCATCTATGAGAACATTCGCAAGTTCATTCGCTATTTGCTGGCTTCGAATGTGGGCGAGATCATGACGATGTTCATGGCGATGCTGATGGGTTTCCCCTTACCGCTCGTACCAATTCAAATTTTATGGGTGAACCTAGTCACTGATGGTTTGCCTGCAATGGCATTAGGCGTAGATCAGTCGGAAAGTGACCTTATGCAGCATAAGCCACGCTCTGCGAAGGAAAACATCTTTGCTCGAAGACTGGGCTGGAAAATTATTAGTCGTGGATTGCTCATCGGCTTTTGTACGTTAGGTGCATTTGTGCTTGCCTTGCATGAAGGCGCGGGACATTCAGAACAACTCATTCATGCGCAGACTGTTGCATTCGCTACACTTGTTATGGCGCAATTAATCCATGTATTCGATTGCCGGAGCTCTAGATCGATTTTCCATCGTAAATTTTTGGAAAATAAATATTTGGTGTTGGCGGTACTGTCGTCACTGTTGCTAATGCTTGCGGTGCTCTATCTCGAACCGCTTCAACCTGTGTTCAAGACAGTATCATTAGATATGCGTGATTGGGCGCTAGTTCTCGTCGCTGCAGGCATACCCACGTTTGCGATGGGCATTGGAAGTGTGCTGGGTACGTCGAAAAAATCGAAGGGACAGAGGGTTACTTACAAAGATTCTCTTCGTGTATAA
- a CDS encoding NFACT RNA binding domain-containing protein, with amino-acid sequence MSLDGIVTRALVHELQSCIHARIYKIYQPTDNEMLWHIRGQGVNGKLLLSAHPSMPRLHWTEQTWANPAEPPMFCMLLRKYCEGGVIEAIRQVGMERVIEFDIRHRDELGDYSLKRVVLEIMGRHSNLILMDPATGVIHDGIRHVTPAISSYRVVLPGSSYVSPPSQNKSNPLLENEANFRVVMSQNLESVDQSLLHAYTGISPLIANELASRAQSAPSLWSAFSELMSELTLHQYEANIVETPSGKTVFSAVALTHVHGQVQPFSSIHQCLDFYYHDKASRDLVRQRTTDLNRLLLNEISKNEKKLIKLRETLQDANEADQFRKTGELLTAQLYAFQKGDTKVELVDYYDEQQATITVTLDPLLTPNENAQRYFRKYNKLKNSRTVVAEQLNATEEEIRYLASVLQGLDTATPNDIEEIREEMTDQGYIRARGLKKGMKKRKQARPVILCYTSSEGIPIYVGKNNTQNDYITNKLGVHTDTWLHTKDIPGSHVLIRSQQFGEETLREAAMLAAYYSKAKQSSSVPVDYTRIRNVRKPSGAKPGFVIYEGQKTLIVTPDDAVIAQLPSENK; translated from the coding sequence ATGTCTTTAGACGGAATCGTAACGCGCGCGCTCGTACATGAGCTTCAAAGCTGTATCCATGCGCGAATTTATAAAATTTATCAACCCACCGACAACGAGATGCTCTGGCACATAAGAGGACAAGGTGTTAACGGCAAGCTATTGCTGTCCGCTCACCCCTCAATGCCACGTCTCCATTGGACTGAACAGACTTGGGCGAACCCTGCAGAACCACCTATGTTCTGTATGCTATTGCGCAAATATTGCGAAGGCGGCGTAATCGAAGCGATTCGACAAGTAGGAATGGAGCGAGTCATCGAATTCGATATTCGCCATCGCGATGAACTAGGTGATTATTCACTTAAACGCGTTGTACTCGAAATTATGGGACGTCATAGCAATTTAATTTTAATGGATCCTGCAACAGGTGTTATTCATGATGGCATCCGCCATGTTACACCTGCGATCAGCAGTTATCGGGTCGTGCTGCCTGGCAGTAGTTATGTATCGCCACCCTCTCAGAACAAGAGCAATCCATTACTCGAAAATGAAGCGAATTTCCGCGTTGTGATGTCGCAAAATCTAGAGTCTGTTGACCAATCATTATTACATGCCTATACAGGGATCAGCCCACTAATTGCGAATGAGCTTGCATCGCGTGCACAAAGCGCTCCCTCACTTTGGTCTGCTTTCTCCGAGCTAATGAGTGAGCTCACCCTGCACCAATACGAAGCCAACATCGTTGAAACCCCTTCAGGTAAAACGGTATTTTCTGCAGTTGCATTAACGCATGTACATGGCCAAGTTCAGCCATTCAGTTCTATTCATCAATGCTTAGACTTTTATTACCACGACAAAGCTTCGCGCGACCTCGTGCGTCAGCGGACGACCGACTTAAATCGGTTATTACTCAATGAAATTTCTAAAAATGAGAAGAAGCTGATCAAACTACGCGAGACACTCCAAGATGCGAATGAAGCAGATCAATTCCGGAAAACAGGTGAACTATTAACAGCCCAGCTCTATGCATTTCAAAAAGGGGATACGAAAGTCGAGCTTGTCGACTATTATGATGAGCAGCAAGCAACAATTACAGTAACACTCGATCCACTGCTTACCCCGAACGAGAATGCACAGCGCTATTTTCGCAAATATAACAAATTGAAAAATAGTCGTACAGTCGTCGCGGAGCAGCTCAATGCGACTGAAGAAGAAATTCGTTATTTGGCGTCTGTACTTCAAGGTCTAGATACGGCAACACCTAACGATATTGAGGAAATACGCGAGGAAATGACAGATCAAGGTTACATCCGTGCGCGTGGTCTAAAAAAAGGGATGAAGAAGCGCAAGCAAGCTCGGCCTGTCATTTTATGCTATACATCGAGTGAAGGTATTCCGATTTATGTAGGGAAAAACAACACGCAGAACGACTACATTACGAATAAACTCGGAGTGCATACGGATACGTGGCTACACACGAAAGATATTCCCGGCTCACACGTCCTCATTCGCAGTCAGCAATTTGGAGAAGAAACATTGCGTGAAGCTGCGATGCTAGCGGCTTATTATAGCAAGGCAAAGCAATCGAGCAGTGTACCTGTCGATTACACCCGAATCCGCAACGTACGAAAACCAAGTGGAGCTAAGCCTGGATTTGTGATCTATGAAGGACAGAAGACGCTTATTGTTACGCCTGATGACGCCGTTATCGCACAGCTCCCTTCTGAAAATAAATAA
- a CDS encoding PHP domain-containing protein: MRFADMHTHTTASDGICEPTDNVRMASEIGLDAIAITDHDTVAGINEALDAGVQYGILVIPGVEISTAVDGNEVHMLGYGVDYNNSLFLDRLRSLREVRNRRNELIFERLASLGMPITLEEVEAVKGKSERDDETIGRPHIAQVLVERGFVNNMQQAFDLYLAEGKAAYVSPLRITPVEAVSWIHDAGGIAVIAHPGIYHNDNVVKEILDQGADGIEAYHSDHDDKAEQRYKKMAIDAQKFITGGSDFHGVREGVAYHGPIGNRKVDITEIEKWLLKR; encoded by the coding sequence ATGAGATTTGCAGACATGCATACGCATACGACAGCATCGGACGGAATTTGCGAACCTACGGATAACGTTCGAATGGCAAGTGAGATAGGACTGGATGCGATTGCAATTACCGACCATGATACAGTAGCTGGTATAAATGAAGCGTTGGACGCGGGAGTTCAGTACGGCATCCTCGTCATTCCTGGTGTTGAGATCAGTACTGCAGTTGATGGTAATGAAGTTCATATGCTAGGCTATGGCGTCGATTATAACAATTCACTGTTTCTAGATCGACTGCGCTCGTTGCGCGAAGTGCGCAATCGACGGAACGAGTTGATCTTTGAACGTTTAGCAAGCTTAGGTATGCCGATTACACTTGAGGAAGTAGAAGCTGTTAAAGGGAAATCAGAGCGAGACGATGAGACAATCGGTAGACCGCATATTGCTCAAGTACTTGTAGAACGTGGCTTCGTGAACAACATGCAACAAGCATTTGATCTTTACTTAGCGGAAGGGAAAGCTGCGTATGTTAGCCCGTTGCGTATTACACCAGTAGAAGCTGTCTCGTGGATACATGATGCAGGTGGGATTGCAGTTATCGCTCATCCAGGCATCTATCACAATGATAATGTTGTGAAAGAGATTTTGGATCAAGGTGCAGACGGGATAGAGGCATACCATTCTGATCACGATGATAAGGCAGAACAGAGATACAAGAAGATGGCGATAGATGCACAGAAGTTCATTACGGGTGGTTCAGATTTCCATGGCGTGCGTGAAGGTGTTGCTTATCACGGACCTATCGGTAATCGTAAAGTGGATATCACTGAAATCGAAAAGTGGCTGCTCAAGCGATAA
- a CDS encoding YlbG family protein: MFAERTGYIVWFSDTKAARGLDKYGTLHYVSRKMQYAVLYMNADVAEEAVKNLQKLPYVRKIERSYRNEIKTEYEKDTQDKARFYNL, from the coding sequence ATGTTTGCAGAACGGACAGGTTATATCGTATGGTTCAGTGATACGAAAGCTGCTCGAGGATTAGATAAATACGGGACGCTTCATTACGTGTCGCGCAAGATGCAATATGCAGTACTCTACATGAATGCGGATGTAGCAGAGGAAGCCGTCAAAAACTTGCAAAAGCTTCCTTATGTTCGTAAAATTGAGCGGTCTTATCGCAATGAGATTAAAACCGAATACGAAAAAGACACACAAGACAAGGCACGTTTTTACAACTTGTAG
- a CDS encoding YlbF family regulator, giving the protein MVAVTETFPVADQGDWMGDAPADFGSLLSHAFELGDWINNSAFAAEYVYWKQRVQQDDEAHRIIKQFDKAKEAFAECERFGRFHPDYNAALERVYEIEASLDRIESVRRYKQAEASLDELLGEISRTIAHAVSNSIKVPDNDPNPKGCGNGGSCSCSSGGGCG; this is encoded by the coding sequence ATGGTCGCTGTAACAGAAACCTTCCCTGTAGCAGATCAAGGTGACTGGATGGGTGATGCACCTGCTGATTTTGGGTCGCTTCTCTCACATGCCTTCGAGCTGGGGGATTGGATTAATAATTCTGCATTCGCAGCAGAATATGTATATTGGAAACAACGAGTGCAACAGGACGACGAGGCACATCGTATAATTAAGCAATTCGATAAAGCAAAGGAAGCTTTCGCAGAATGCGAGCGCTTCGGGAGATTTCATCCCGACTATAACGCTGCACTTGAGCGCGTGTACGAAATCGAGGCTAGCCTTGATCGTATAGAAAGTGTTCGTCGCTATAAGCAGGCAGAAGCATCACTAGATGAATTGTTAGGTGAAATTTCACGAACGATTGCACATGCAGTGTCGAATTCCATTAAGGTGCCGGACAACGATCCGAATCCGAAAGGCTGTGGCAATGGCGGAAGTTGCTCCTGTAGCAGTGGCGGCGGATGTGGTTGA
- a CDS encoding amidohydrolase has protein sequence MVNEQTLQSLYSDMVKWRRHLHQNPELSFQEYNTSAKIIDLLTSWGLEVRSAAGTGVIAKIVGELPGKTIALRADIDALPIQDEKKTEYRSLVEGVMHACGHDGHTAELLAVARYYSIHRHELVGTRVFLFQPGEEMLPGGAVGMIAEGALQGVDAIYGVHLWSPMPYGVVATRSGPFMASPDEFELEIIGRGGHAGLPHECADALVAGAAVVLALQTIVSRNVNPLESAVLTIGNISAGSANNVIADTCHLGGTIRSFEPELRELMHKRLKDTVHHICELHGCHYELTTEMGYPPVVNDDLEATRLLKVAREMMPEGAIICDRVMAGEDFSYYLEQVPGCFFFVGAGLPDGASAAHHHPQFDIVEQAMLSSAKLLIAVSDDAAKIEQ, from the coding sequence ATGGTGAACGAACAAACGTTACAATCGCTTTATAGCGACATGGTGAAATGGCGCCGTCATCTGCACCAAAATCCAGAGCTTTCCTTCCAAGAATATAACACATCAGCTAAGATTATAGACTTGCTCACCTCCTGGGGGTTAGAAGTTAGAAGCGCCGCTGGAACGGGTGTAATCGCTAAGATTGTAGGCGAACTCCCAGGAAAGACGATCGCTCTTCGAGCAGATATCGATGCATTGCCGATTCAAGATGAAAAAAAGACCGAGTATCGTTCGTTGGTTGAAGGTGTTATGCATGCATGTGGTCACGATGGTCATACAGCGGAGCTACTTGCAGTAGCTCGTTATTACAGCATCCATCGTCATGAACTGGTGGGAACACGAGTATTCCTATTTCAGCCAGGCGAAGAAATGCTACCAGGTGGGGCTGTCGGTATGATTGCTGAAGGTGCACTTCAAGGCGTCGATGCAATCTATGGTGTACACCTGTGGTCGCCTATGCCCTATGGTGTGGTTGCAACACGTTCAGGACCTTTTATGGCATCACCAGATGAATTTGAGCTTGAAATTATCGGTCGCGGAGGACATGCAGGGTTACCCCATGAATGTGCAGATGCGCTAGTAGCCGGTGCGGCAGTTGTGCTCGCGCTTCAAACCATTGTATCACGCAATGTTAATCCGCTGGAAAGTGCAGTATTAACGATTGGCAATATTTCTGCGGGATCAGCGAACAATGTTATCGCAGACACTTGTCACCTGGGCGGGACGATCCGCAGCTTTGAGCCTGAGCTTCGCGAGTTGATGCATAAACGACTTAAAGATACCGTTCATCATATCTGTGAGCTCCATGGCTGTCATTACGAGCTGACGACAGAAATGGGATATCCCCCTGTCGTGAATGATGATCTAGAAGCTACGCGGTTGCTAAAGGTTGCTAGAGAAATGATGCCAGAAGGCGCCATAATATGTGATCGAGTGATGGCTGGAGAAGACTTCTCGTATTACTTAGAGCAAGTGCCGGGATGTTTCTTCTTTGTAGGCGCAGGTTTACCCGATGGGGCATCTGCAGCGCACCATCATCCGCAGTTCGATATTGTAGAGCAAGCGATGTTAAGCAGCGCAAAGCTGTTAATTGCTGTATCTGATGATGCGGCTAAGATTGAACAATAA
- a CDS encoding YugN family protein, giving the protein MIIDNTGLIGIKCDLGHLDESSDKLGFVRWQWEYRRATYDLKLTDRSKGEDYFLRVNTRAVEGKLENPDAILEVEAVYIGRATFPHGLDYESPIPAPILDAAKDRLQDLKKLLS; this is encoded by the coding sequence ATGATTATTGATAATACGGGTTTAATAGGAATAAAATGCGATCTAGGTCATCTAGATGAATCTAGTGATAAGCTTGGTTTCGTTCGTTGGCAATGGGAGTATCGTCGTGCTACCTACGATTTGAAGCTCACGGATCGTTCTAAAGGCGAAGACTACTTCTTGAGAGTCAACACGCGTGCTGTAGAAGGCAAGCTCGAAAATCCTGACGCAATCTTAGAAGTAGAAGCAGTCTACATTGGCCGTGCAACATTCCCACACGGACTTGATTATGAATCACCTATTCCTGCACCGATTTTGGATGCAGCTAAAGATCGGCTTCAAGATTTGAAGAAGCTACTCTCATAA
- the ftsW gene encoding putative lipid II flippase FtsW: MKNPASEHRGTPDFLLLILTLLLVGFGLVMVFSASSSMTVVDQKYGNDALFFTRKQLMWAGIGTFLMLIMMNINYEKIRKLSGLFFIFALILLMIVPFAGVYLNGARSWLSIAGFSVQPTEFAKLAIIMYLATIIAKKDEKFREFKRGLLPVMIVVGFFAFLIMLQPDLGSCAILVICASVVVVAGGSNMKHITLSAAILIGLATLGLSVYLLFNPEFDGGYRLARFSAFLDPLADSQNSGWQLTRSLEAFGHGGLTGAGLGHSVQKLFYLPLAYNDFIFAVIGEELGFIGTTIFILFYLLFIWRALIVSLRCPDIYGTLVGIGIVSLIAIQALINMGGVSGAIPVTGVTLPFISYGGSSLLVMLIAMGVLLSISREYNRVIKVNEHR; the protein is encoded by the coding sequence ATGAAAAACCCGGCAAGTGAACACCGCGGTACGCCGGACTTCTTATTGCTAATACTTACACTGCTTTTAGTAGGATTCGGACTTGTCATGGTTTTTAGTGCAAGCTCTAGTATGACCGTCGTTGACCAGAAATATGGCAACGACGCTTTGTTTTTCACGCGAAAACAGTTAATGTGGGCTGGAATTGGTACTTTTTTAATGCTCATCATGATGAATATTAATTATGAGAAAATCCGTAAGCTTTCAGGTCTATTTTTCATATTCGCATTGATCTTGCTTATGATCGTTCCATTTGCAGGCGTTTATTTAAATGGCGCACGCAGTTGGCTCAGTATTGCCGGCTTCAGTGTACAGCCAACAGAATTCGCTAAGCTTGCGATTATTATGTACTTAGCAACGATCATCGCTAAGAAGGATGAGAAATTCCGTGAATTCAAGCGTGGGCTATTGCCAGTCATGATTGTCGTTGGTTTTTTTGCTTTTTTAATAATGCTTCAGCCTGACTTAGGTTCCTGTGCGATTCTCGTCATCTGCGCATCTGTGGTCGTCGTTGCAGGCGGATCGAATATGAAGCATATCACGCTGTCTGCAGCCATTCTCATCGGATTAGCCACCCTCGGCTTGAGCGTGTACCTTCTGTTCAATCCTGAATTTGACGGGGGCTATCGATTAGCAAGATTTTCCGCCTTTCTGGATCCTCTTGCAGACTCACAGAATAGCGGATGGCAGCTGACGCGATCATTGGAAGCATTCGGTCATGGGGGTCTAACAGGAGCTGGACTCGGGCATAGCGTTCAAAAGCTTTTTTACTTGCCCCTAGCATACAATGACTTTATTTTTGCAGTCATTGGTGAAGAGCTTGGTTTTATCGGTACGACGATCTTTATTTTGTTTTATCTATTGTTCATCTGGCGTGCATTGATCGTATCATTGCGTTGTCCTGATATTTACGGAACGCTCGTAGGCATTGGGATCGTCTCACTGATCGCTATTCAAGCGTTGATCAATATGGGCGGTGTAAGTGGCGCAATTCCTGTAACCGGAGTTACATTACCTTTCATCAGTTATGGGGGCTCATCGCTTTTAGTGATGCTCATAGCGATGGGTGTCCTTCTGAGTATTTCCAGAGAATACAATCGCGTCATTAAAGTTAACGAACATCGATGA
- a CDS encoding Asp23/Gls24 family envelope stress response protein: MTEEQQGLIRISDDVVATIAGLAALETPGVAAMSGGISEGLAKRLSGRNAQKGVSVEVGQLEAAIDLRVVVQYGIPIQEVGRRLQDNVREAVENMTGLRVVEVNVKVEGVAFKDEEVEDVQRVK; this comes from the coding sequence ATGACTGAAGAACAGCAAGGATTAATTCGAATTTCAGACGATGTCGTTGCTACCATAGCTGGATTAGCAGCACTAGAGACTCCAGGAGTCGCAGCGATGTCAGGAGGAATTTCTGAAGGCTTGGCAAAGCGGCTGAGCGGACGCAATGCACAGAAGGGTGTATCAGTTGAAGTCGGTCAACTTGAAGCCGCAATCGACTTAAGAGTTGTGGTCCAATATGGTATACCGATTCAAGAGGTCGGTCGTAGACTACAGGATAATGTTCGTGAAGCAGTTGAGAACATGACCGGGCTACGGGTTGTAGAAGTTAATGTGAAGGTAGAAGGCGTCGCCTTCAAGGATGAAGAAGTTGAGGATGTTCAACGAGTGAAATAA
- the cax gene encoding calcium/proton exchanger — protein sequence MNKLFFPLLGITFLLSALAHYGHWGSGIVFTLSGLAILFAAGLLGKATESVAHYAGQRLGGFLNATFGNAAELIICIFLIKEGLFDIVKASLTGAIIGNLLLVLGISAFVGGLKYREQKFNLHLAGQNASLMLLAVISLFIPAIFVKTEHLSVENIHTMSLIVAGVLIVAYFGWLVYSMFTHKDLLEDHIDTQAAHGEPAQWSKKLSIVFLVVATVMVAFISEWLVHTLDSFTSSFGLSDLFVGAFVVAVIGNAAEHSAAVMLALKNKMGAAVEIAVGSSLQVALFVAPILVFISLLFEQQMDLIFTTIEIAAIGVAVFIATSITRDGTTNWYEGKLLLLIYVILGVCFYFV from the coding sequence ATGAATAAATTGTTCTTCCCGCTGCTCGGAATCACATTTTTACTTAGTGCTCTCGCACATTATGGTCATTGGGGCTCAGGCATAGTATTCACGTTGTCAGGACTTGCGATCTTGTTCGCAGCCGGGCTATTAGGTAAAGCAACAGAATCTGTCGCTCACTATGCCGGACAACGCCTAGGCGGATTTTTGAACGCAACGTTTGGAAACGCGGCTGAATTAATCATTTGTATTTTCCTCATCAAAGAAGGGTTGTTTGACATTGTAAAAGCCAGCTTAACTGGTGCTATCATTGGCAACTTGTTGCTTGTTCTTGGGATTAGCGCTTTCGTTGGCGGCTTGAAGTATCGCGAACAGAAGTTCAACCTTCATCTTGCAGGACAGAATGCATCTCTAATGCTCCTTGCAGTTATCTCTCTCTTCATCCCTGCCATCTTTGTTAAGACAGAGCACCTTTCCGTTGAGAACATACATACGATGAGCTTGATCGTTGCCGGAGTACTGATCGTCGCTTACTTTGGGTGGTTAGTCTATTCGATGTTCACACACAAAGATTTGCTTGAAGATCATATTGATACTCAAGCCGCTCACGGAGAACCTGCACAGTGGTCAAAAAAGCTTTCCATCGTATTTCTCGTCGTAGCGACAGTTATGGTAGCTTTTATTAGCGAATGGCTCGTACATACGCTAGATTCCTTCACTTCAAGCTTCGGCTTGTCTGATCTATTCGTAGGCGCATTCGTAGTCGCTGTTATTGGGAATGCAGCGGAGCATAGCGCTGCAGTCATGCTAGCGCTGAAAAATAAGATGGGAGCAGCGGTCGAAATTGCCGTGGGAAGCAGCTTACAGGTCGCATTATTCGTTGCACCTATACTCGTCTTCATTAGTTTGCTGTTCGAGCAACAGATGGATCTCATCTTTACAACAATCGAGATTGCAGCGATCGGCGTTGCCGTGTTCATCGCAACCTCGATTACACGAGATGGCACAACGAACTGGTATGAAGGTAAATTGTTGCTGCTCATCTATGTTATTTTAGGAGTATGCTTCTACTTCGTTTAA
- a CDS encoding DUF1507 family protein, translated as MTTSDTMLDLNQKAQRLLQEDAAKIEKLIAIQMENLATRKCPLYEEVLDTQMYGFSRAVDFAVRAGLIEDGAGKLLISQLERNLAMLYEALERKKE; from the coding sequence ATGACTACATCGGACACAATGCTCGATTTGAATCAGAAGGCACAACGTCTACTTCAAGAGGACGCCGCCAAGATAGAGAAGTTAATCGCGATCCAAATGGAAAATTTGGCGACCCGCAAATGCCCGCTATATGAGGAAGTGCTGGATACCCAAATGTACGGCTTCTCAAGAGCGGTTGATTTTGCGGTGAGAGCTGGGTTAATAGAGGATGGCGCAGGCAAGCTCTTAATTAGCCAGCTTGAAAGAAATTTGGCTATGTTATATGAAGCGCTTGAACGTAAAAAGGAGTAG